Genomic DNA from Haloplanus sp. HW8-1:
CAATCGCTCGTTGACGCGCACATTCGAGCGACTCAGTTTGTGAACGCTAAGCCGAACACGGCTGCCGCTCACGCAGCGTCGGTCATCGGGTCGGGGGTGAGCGTCGAACTCGCTGAGGCCGCGATGCAGTCTCGCGCGGCAGATTTCATTTCTGACCCGCGACAGATCGTTGACCAGACCGAGACGATGTCGGAATACGTCGCGGAGGTGGGTAACATCGACGAAGCAGTTGAATCAGACGAATTGTTCGCATTCGAGCCATACGAGTCCGTTCGAGAATGACGGCACGCACGACTACCAGCATCGGCGACGTTGAGCGTACACGACTTGGGATCGATACGCGAAGGTATGCTCGCGGCGTCGGCGGTCTCTGTATATTCCTCACGGTGTGGTGGATCGGTGCAGCGACCACACAACCGTCGTATCTGTTACCGGGGCCGGTCGAGTCGGCACGAGCATTTCTCGACCTGTTTACTACGTCGACAGCGCTCCTCGTTCCGCTATTCGGTGCCGAAATAACACTTCCGACCGGGATTGCACACCTCACACAGACGCTGTTACATTACGTTCCCGGCCTCCTGTTCGGTGCCGTCAGTGGAGCTGGATCCGGCCTTGCGATGGGCTGGAACGGTGCGCTCGACGACTGGCTGCGACCACTCGTCCGGGTACTGCGACCGATCCCACCGCTGGCGTGGATCGTCTTCGCCATCGTCTGGTTCGGCATCCACCACACTGGCGCGGCGTTCATCGTCTTCGTCGGCGCGTTCTGGATCAACTTCTACGGCGCCTACGGCGGCGTGGAGGGCGTTTCGACCGAACTGACCGATGCGGCGTCGACGCTCGGCGTGGAGCGCGACCTCTCGATGCTGAAACTCGTTGCACTCCCAAGTGCCGCTCCCCAGGTGTTGACCGGATTTCGGACGAGCATTGGTCGCTGCTGGATGATCGTCGTCGGCGCCGAACTGTTCGGCGCACCAGGCGTCGGCTACGAGATCATCAACGCCTCGAACAACCTCGCGATGGCAACCAGCGTCGCCTACATGTTCCTGATCAGTCTGGCGTTCCTCTGTATGGACGTCGGGTTCCGACTACTCGAACGGAGGGTCCTCGCATGGCGCTGAGTTCGGACTCGTCTACCGGTCGAGACGCACGTGAGAAGATCACTATCCAGAAAGTCAGCCGGTCATACGAGTCGACGCAGGCGCTCGCAGACGTCTCGTTTTCGGTTGCGGAGGGGGAGTTCTGCTGTGTCGTCGGTCCCTCGGGGTGTGGGAAGACGACGCTGTTGCGAGCGATCGCCGGGCTCGACGATCCCGATGGTGGGTCGATACTGGTCGGTGGAGACCCGGTTACCGGTCCTGGGCTGGACAGGGGAATGGTCTTTCAGGAGTACGCGCTGTTCCCGTGGCGAACCGTCCGCGGGAATATCCGGTTTGGCCTCGACCGGCCCGCCTGTGACTGTCCCGACTGCGAGGGACGAGTCCGGGAGTTGATCGACTTGGTAGGGCTCGACGGCTTCGAGGACGCGTACCCGAAAGAGCTGTCCGGCGGCATGAAACAGCGCGTCGGTATCGCTCGCGCGCTCGCCCCCGATCCAGAGATCCTCTTAATGGACGAACCGTTCGGTAGTGTCGACGCTCGGACGCGCGACCGCTTGCACGCCGAATTGCTCGATATCTGGACGCAAACCGGACAGACCGTCGTGTTCGTCACCCACGACATCGACGAGGCAGTGACCCTCGCTGATCGCGTGGTCGTCATGGATGCCGACCCTGGAACCGTGCAGTCGACGTTCTCTATCGACCTAGAACGCCCACGTGAACGGACCTCTCGTGACTTCGTGAACCACGTCGCGCGAATTAGGAATGCGCTCGGAAGTCCTGTCGACACTAGCCAGTGATACGCTCTTACAGCAGAGTTGTTAATAGCAGTTTACTAGACCGCTATTACTATTATCTTTGAGACGATTTTTAATATATGCCCATCGTGAGCTCCTCGATGACGGAGCGACTCCGAGACGATCTCGATACGTTTGCGGAAGAACACGGTTACACCGGACGAAGTGAGGTCATCCGCGAAGCGTGCCAGTCACTACTCAAAGAGTACCAAGAGACAGACTACGAGGGTCGGCGGGTATTGGCGACAGTTACTGCTGTCTTCGGCTACGACGAACCGGAAATCGAACGCCGGATGATGGATATCCGCCACGAATTCGAAGCGTCGATCCGGTCGAACTCCCACAACTGCCTCGAAGGGAACGCCGGTTGTGTCGAGACGTTCGTCATCGAAGCCGCGCACGACGATGTCCTGCGTTTCATCGGAACCGTTAGAGGAGCAGACGAGTCAGTTTCAGTCGAATACACGGTCCTACCCGTCGATGCCATGAACGCACAGATCAGCGAGCAGTAGGTTCGAAATCATTCGCGCCGACAAAAGTCGACTCCGTTCTCTATCAATATACTGTCTCATTCTACGCTATGATTGTTAGCTTGCTTAATCCAGTACAGCAAGATTATTATAATCGAAACAAGAATTGGCAAACCGGAGATGGCACACATTCACCTCGGAGAAGGCTCGTTCCCGCTATGGGCACTGGTACTCTGGACGCTGCTTGGCGTCGGACTGATCAGTGCTGTCGTCTACCGGGTCCGGAAAGGTGGCATCAAAACGCACCAGATCGCACTCGCCGGGATCGGCGCGGCCGCGAGCTTCGCGGTCTTCCAGTTGAACATCCCCGTCTGGGGTGGCATCCACATGAACCTCACCGGCCTCGTTGGGATTCTCGCCGGGCCGCTGCTTGGTGCATTGATCGCGTTGGTCGTCAACATCTTCTCGGCGGCGCTCGGGCACGGTGCGGTCGGTCTGATCGGCGCGAATACGCTCGTCAACGCGAGCGAAGCTATCGTCGCCTACTACGCGTTCAAGACCCTGATGGGAATGGACTGGGACGTCTTCCCCGCCAGCGCCAGTGCCGCGACGCTCGGGCTCTCCGCAGGCGCGTTCCTGATGGGGGCGATCATCGTCATCAGCGGCGTGAACGGGAGCGCGCTGCCGCGCGGTGATCTGACGATTGCCGTCGCCGGTCTCGTTGGCCTCAACCTCGGCGTCGCCGTCATCGAGGGTATCCTGACGGGCTTCATCGTTCAGTTCCTCGCGTCCGTCCGCCCCGACCTCGTCGGCCTCGCCGACCGTGACACCCAGGAGGAGCCGACCGGGGTGACCTCCTGATGCAGCGCTGGAAGCAGTACGGTGGCCTTGCCGGCCTCTTCGCTGCCTTTCTCGCCGCTGGGTACTGGGGATTCACCGCAACCGGGGGCGCACTGCCGTGGGCCAAACGCTCCGCACAGGCACTTCAGCGTGGTGTCCAGGAGAGTGGCGGCGCGCTCGTCGACTTCGGCCGCGGCATCGTCGTCGCCGGCCCGATCCGAAAGGGCGGAATGATGCTCGAATTCGGTGGGCTCGTCCTTCTGCTGGTCGTCCTCGGTGTCGGCATGTACGTCTACGTCGACCGCTACGGTGGCTTCGAGGACGGAGATCGTCAGGCTCGGTAACCGTGACGACACTCTCGAACCACGTTCCCGACCCGCGACTCATCACTGCGTTCGCCGAACGGAGAGACGGACCGTTGCACCGCGTCAATCCCTGGACGAAGGTCGGCGTCGTCGGTGCACTCGTCCTCGCCGTCACGGTGTTCGACCGTCTCGCGCTCCTGGCCGGACTCTACGGTGCCGTACTGGTGGTCTACGGACTCGCAGGACTGCCATACCGACGGTTGGCCGGCTGGTACACGCTCCCGATGCTGTTCATCGTCTCAGTCGCCGGGCCGCTGGCGTTCCTCGAACCGGGAACGCCGATCGGTGGCGCGCTCTCGACACCGCTCGGTGAACTTTCTGTCACGTGGGCAGGGCTCGTGCTCTTCGGGGAGCTCAGCTGTCGGTCACTTACGGTCGTCACGTTTGCGCTGACGGCGTCGATGACGACGAAATACACGGACGTCGCGTACATGCTCGGACGACTACTCCCGCGGCCAATCGACCAGATCGCGTTGCTCACCTACCGGTTCACGTTCGTCATGATCGAGACGCTCGAGGACCTCGTGAAAGCCGCACTCTCCCGTGGAGCGAACTTCTCGGAGTTCTGGTCGAACAAACGGCTGTACGCGAGAATCCTCGGCATGACGATGTTGTCGGCGATCGAACAGTCAGAACGACTCGTCAAGTCGATGGAAGCCCGTGGCTACAACGGCGACATCACGCTGTACGGCGACGTCTCGCGGCCACCGATCCACGAACTGGCCGTCGTCGCCGGCTCGTACGTCGCCGTCGTCGGCTACGCAGCGGTCGTGGTCTACGGGGTGAGACTGTGAGCCAAGACGAGACTCCACTCGTCGACCTCCGGTGTGAGGCCCACACCTACCCCGACGGGACGGTCGGGATGCACGACGTCGACTTCTCGGTGTACCCCGACGAAGTCGTCGCACT
This window encodes:
- a CDS encoding energy-coupling factor transporter transmembrane component T family protein; this encodes MTTLSNHVPDPRLITAFAERRDGPLHRVNPWTKVGVVGALVLAVTVFDRLALLAGLYGAVLVVYGLAGLPYRRLAGWYTLPMLFIVSVAGPLAFLEPGTPIGGALSTPLGELSVTWAGLVLFGELSCRSLTVVTFALTASMTTKYTDVAYMLGRLLPRPIDQIALLTYRFTFVMIETLEDLVKAALSRGANFSEFWSNKRLYARILGMTMLSAIEQSERLVKSMEARGYNGDITLYGDVSRPPIHELAVVAGSYVAVVGYAAVVVYGVRL
- a CDS encoding ABC transporter permease, whose amino-acid sequence is MTARTTTSIGDVERTRLGIDTRRYARGVGGLCIFLTVWWIGAATTQPSYLLPGPVESARAFLDLFTTSTALLVPLFGAEITLPTGIAHLTQTLLHYVPGLLFGAVSGAGSGLAMGWNGALDDWLRPLVRVLRPIPPLAWIVFAIVWFGIHHTGAAFIVFVGAFWINFYGAYGGVEGVSTELTDAASTLGVERDLSMLKLVALPSAAPQVLTGFRTSIGRCWMIVVGAELFGAPGVGYEIINASNNLAMATSVAYMFLISLAFLCMDVGFRLLERRVLAWR
- a CDS encoding CopG family ribbon-helix-helix protein, yielding MTERLRDDLDTFAEEHGYTGRSEVIREACQSLLKEYQETDYEGRRVLATVTAVFGYDEPEIERRMMDIRHEFEASIRSNSHNCLEGNAGCVETFVIEAAHDDVLRFIGTVRGADESVSVEYTVLPVDAMNAQISEQ
- a CDS encoding cobalamin transport operon protein, which translates into the protein MQRWKQYGGLAGLFAAFLAAGYWGFTATGGALPWAKRSAQALQRGVQESGGALVDFGRGIVVAGPIRKGGMMLEFGGLVLLLVVLGVGMYVYVDRYGGFEDGDRQAR
- a CDS encoding energy-coupling factor ABC transporter permease; the encoded protein is MAHIHLGEGSFPLWALVLWTLLGVGLISAVVYRVRKGGIKTHQIALAGIGAAASFAVFQLNIPVWGGIHMNLTGLVGILAGPLLGALIALVVNIFSAALGHGAVGLIGANTLVNASEAIVAYYAFKTLMGMDWDVFPASASAATLGLSAGAFLMGAIIVISGVNGSALPRGDLTIAVAGLVGLNLGVAVIEGILTGFIVQFLASVRPDLVGLADRDTQEEPTGVTS
- a CDS encoding ABC transporter ATP-binding protein; protein product: MALSSDSSTGRDAREKITIQKVSRSYESTQALADVSFSVAEGEFCCVVGPSGCGKTTLLRAIAGLDDPDGGSILVGGDPVTGPGLDRGMVFQEYALFPWRTVRGNIRFGLDRPACDCPDCEGRVRELIDLVGLDGFEDAYPKELSGGMKQRVGIARALAPDPEILLMDEPFGSVDARTRDRLHAELLDIWTQTGQTVVFVTHDIDEAVTLADRVVVMDADPGTVQSTFSIDLERPRERTSRDFVNHVARIRNALGSPVDTSQ